ACAACATGATGAAGAAGCACCGCAAAGTCCACCACCATGAGAATGATCACAATGATCATGGGCTTCTTTCACATTTTTGGTGGTGGTATTAATCTCCGTAGTTTTTTCAGTAGGCCCATTTCTTGATTCCCCTTTGAAAATCACCTTGATAGTTTTGGTCACCTCCACACTTATAACACTGGGGTCATCAGAAAATTTCTCTAGTTGTGTCATAATGTCAGGATCATTCAGTGGATCAGTCACTTTAGGTAGCACGTTAACATCTTTAGGAGGTCGTTCTTGTTCACACCAGAGTTCTGCTTCTCTCCCAACCTTTTGGAGCTTGAATAGGATCTTTTCAGGATCTACTTTGCCTGAGATGATTACTTTTCCAAGTTCTTGATTGATTTTCACCGAACGAACTCCCTTGATATTTAGCAGCTCTTTTTTCAGTTCCCTTGCACAATACTTGCAGTGTATTTGTAGCTTGAGAGCAAAGATGTTGAAAGGACGTGCCATTGTTTTAGTTCTCACTTCTCTATCAGCAAATATGTATAAGCCTTCTTGTTCTtgtattaattcaaaaataatccTGGGGCAAAGAAAGGCAAGAATAGTTGAGAAACGCATAACTACTACAAAAACATCTCACAAGAGGTGTATGGGGAGAAACAACGTTACCATAACTGAATATTATTCGATAAAACAATTCTAAAAATTGAATGATAGAAAGATGGTTGGTGACTTTTAGAAAGTTTTCTCTATTTGTGTAGGATTCATGTTAATCTTCTTTGCTTATTGTTAATATtcagaataaataaatatttcaaaaggaaAAACAGGTTACTCCTTTCTATTTTGCTGAAGATTATTGTCTTGAGGTACATTAAAGTTAGATCGGGATATTTGtagataaatatttaaaacacgGTTTTAATAATTTGACCATTTCTACCATCTTAATTTGTGCCATAATCCGCGCTCACGCTTTTATAGAGAACCATtttaaaatcttgaattaaaCCATAGTATATGTAGTTGATGCGTGTGTTGACTATATTTAGAAGAGTGAATAATAACACTTTTGGTCCCTCAGTTATTGCTGAACTCCTATTTTGGtttcttataatatttaatctttatttattaACATGAACTCCTAgaaatatatgttatattttaattacttttaaaactATATTACCCTCAAATATTGGGTAGCACTAATACATACTTAATGTTACACAGTCAGTTTAATAATGAGTCCGgagcaaaaggaaaaaaaaaattgtcaaaaattttgaaaggccatatcaattatttttaaccgAAAGGATAAAATCGCTCCGGAGTGattttgttttgatatttttttttgttaatatcgCTACGAGTGCAgcgttttttgaaaaaaaaaattgaaaaaaataaataaatgtagcCTTATggaatttttgacaattttttttgccCTTTTAGCTTTGGACTCGTTTAATaatgttatgattgataatCTGATAAATTTGGGAAAAGGTAAGCAGGATAAAAGTCGTCcactttaattaattgaaggTTCAATAATATGCTTAGTCGAtatcacaaaaattaaaatgtatcgATAGTTAAGCACCAAAAGAGCTACTATACCTtagagtgtgtgtgtgtttgtgtgttttTCCTGCCTTGGAAGTAGTCATATTAGTTTAATATTCACCTTAGGCTTTGTTTTATCTAAAATGTATTTGCTGGGAAAACAGAAGGAAACTCTTTGCAAGTCATTTGGTTATAATACACTTATCTCTTCAAGCAAATTTTGGTAAACTAAATatcgtttaaaaaaaaaagactcatCTAATTTCACTTGATTGTATATCGAGTCAGACACAAACTAGCTTTCATCGAACTTTACTTAAATgtttttagaataatatttactccgttatattttatgtaacatattctttttttagtcCGCTCTAAAAGAAAGGTCACTTAATATAGTTAGAAATAATTTGACATGAAAATTTTCCTTTCACTCTAAATAAATGGTTCACACCCACACAAATGTCTAAGGATTATTTAGACTGCAAGCTTCaagtctttcttttttcttaaacatCATGCTAAGTTAAAtggtgtcacataaaatgaaactgaaaaaatatgttttactaATATATCAAAGATAAATAATGGGTGTATTTTGGTATATGAAGGAAAATGGTTAAATAAGTGGATTTGATTTATCTTCTTGTGTttggcatatatacaaaaactcaaaaagtattattctaaaaaataattttattagaagAGAGAGAGTTGGGTGGTGGCAATGGGGATGGAGTAAATATTATGTGAAATGTCATTTATagaatttatttcttaatttctattgaggaagttattttttttaaatttatctttttttaaaaaacttttttcaagaaatatttttgataatacATTTTTCTTTCGCACGGAACCCTAGCTTTTAATCTTTGAAGGACTTTATTCTAGTTTCACTTTGACTTGTACTAAATCAGACACGTACTTTATACTTAGTCATCTAACCTTAAATTAATGCTGACAAATGACAACCCATAATATAAATGAGAAGAttctttttaaatcattttattggGAGAATTGTATAAGATTCCTATAGACGGTCCACTGGTAAagccttttcttttcttttcaagaataagaaattcaacaCTAAATATCtctattttacttaattaatttttggaaaattttcacAACTACCGAATCCTTATTGTCAACTTCAGATTTAGTTAGGAATATATGACTACACAGATTGGCTGATTTGAATATGTAACGAAAAAAATGACAATCCAATACAATACATAAAGCATTCCACGTTTATGTAGGGTTATTATATCTCACTTAAATAACTTACCTTAACTTCACCCCTTACTACACCccaaaaaatctatttttagcTGCTGTGTAGTCATGACGCTACCCTCAGGAAGGCCTGACTAGCTCAAAAAACCAAGCATGTGCCTCTGTTAAGTGaaacaattttattaatatcaaaTAATCCTGAGGTTTGAACTTATATGTATTATAAGTGAATAGACATAAAACATAACTGCTTGATACGCAGTGAAATCATCGAATCAATAATGTTGTTACAAAGAACAAATAGTAAAATGTTTTAGTTACAATTAAACACCTAACTTCCCAAAAACCTATTGCACAACATGGAATTCGACAAAACACAGTAATATATATGGATTTCTGTCCACATATTTGACAAGTCCAAATCTGATCACAACAAATTTAAAAAGCTCTGAAACGCCCTGTTTCCTTGCCTGGAGTATACGAAGGTGAGTTGCTTCACTAATTGTATAGCATGAGTTGTACGTCTATAGTTCCTTTCAGACTATGTTTTCATATGCACATCGTAATTTCACCAAATGGTTTGCATATTGGCAAGAGAGAAATTAAACTACAATTTGAATATTACAAAAGGCGGAGTTGTACAAGTGAgcggagagagagagagatagagagagagagggggcgACCACTTCAGTTAAAAGCTCAAATGTTGTCTACCGTGGTACCCTCTTTCTACTCAGTATTTCCTGCTCTTTTAGTCGATGCTGGAATCTGGAAAGACGAGCCTGGAGGCTGACCAGGCTTGCTGCTTTTCGCGACAACACATAGCTCAATTGTGTTACATAATTGTCGATGAGACTTCCAGGCTGATCAACTTCTGCCAACAGTTTCATTTCCTGACAGAGAAAAGCAGCAATATGTTAATTATTTCAAGTGAACAATATTCCCAGTTTTGCAAAGAGACATGATAAAGTGTTAAAGAGCTTCATTAGACCAGAAAAACTATGATTTTCTTACTTCACGAACAATCTCCATCGTATCTTCAATTTCTTTCCTGTGTGCAGCCATCAGGGCCTCTTCTTCCTTTTACAgcagaaaaaggaaaattacatcgacatcaaaaaggccaAAACTGTTATTAATGAGGATATCTTACGACATGAGAAGTAAAAGAGCTTCATAGGCTAACCTGCAGTAATTCATTGATATTATCATCATGAGGGGGTGAAGAAGGTTCATTTTGTCCCGATCCAACACTTTTTATACTTGCATTTTGCTGTTTATAACTCATAGAGGATGACTCAGAGCTCGACGCATCTTTTCTTGACCATTTTCCTGGCTTTTCAGGTTTCTCATCACGAGAAACTTTCCTCCGCGGTGGAGATACTTTCTGCACCTTGTCTTCTGTATCAGTTGAACTCTGCAAATTCGATGTAGACTGCATTCTTTGACCAGCTGGAACACCATAGTTATTCTTCGCCTCAAGCCTGTCCCTATCCATACCACCAAAATTTGTCCCTCCATCATCCTGACTGTTGAAAGTTTGATTTGAAGAAAATCTAGAGGGTTGTTTATCAAAAACATTAGCCGAATTGTATGATGTTGTTTCTTTCTCCACAACTCTTCTATTTGCTTCTGATACTCTAGATTCTTGAGGTTGCTCATAAGCGTCTTCCGCCTCAGCAGAGGCAGCCAAAGTAGTCGGTAGAGAAGGTTCCTTGAATGTTGGAGTTGTTACACTTGCACTCTGATTTTTGTTGGTGTTTCCACCTTTGGATAGACTTTTAACCCTGTAAATGCAATGTTAATAGGTTCAGCGACgtaataaaaatgaacaaaacattCTACTGGTACAAAAACGGCTAGAACTACCTGTCTGCATATCTTAATGTGTTGAGTGTATGTTCACATGATCCAGCATTAGGAGAAATGCAAGAAATCATAACTGTCTTTGAGTTGCCAACAAAGGAGTCACGCAACACTTCAGTGAGTTTGCTCCCACGGAACGGGATATGAAGCTGATCATTGTCAAGAGCACGAATGCACTCTTTA
This DNA window, taken from Solanum lycopersicum chromosome 5, SLM_r2.1, encodes the following:
- the LOC104647562 gene encoding uncharacterized protein, giving the protein MARPFNIFALKLQIHCKYCARELKKELLNIKGVRSVKINQELGKVIISGKVDPEKILFKLQKVGREAELWCEQERPPKDVNVLPKVTDPLNDPDIMTQLEKFSDDPSVISVEVTKTIKVIFKGESRNGPTEKTTEINTTTKNVKEAHDHCDHSHGGGLCGASSSCCGGHSAVSHNLNHRCCQYGNTTSLGSSCAHGRNSCYYPSQYGNNPNSGPCCAHSRNSCYNYYGQYGNTGYGSCYPNGISPSAGTIWSNDNIPSAPPLPDDYYQVPSSLAMPNNYYQAPLPFSTMIDEYHQAAPSLAIPHTYYSFLNENKSGCTIL